The following coding sequences are from one Paenibacillus tundrae window:
- a CDS encoding DUF58 domain-containing protein produces MKPLLSTVKRGIRHPRVWSIAAVWMCCLAYVLFQGGKTSIMLLSMVTLLCLYLAIAGFSGVRRAKGARALSSGQGHEELLHAGDQVQVQLRVNIPGFLPLPYVVVREMLHRHNGESWSFRESLIPNMRGVGELSFQTPPLERGKYVFSKTECSSEDIFGLIEHRGTFKAKGEFRVLPRTVFIPYWQLYDRKSRLSGPQTAQTRSRRETTQINGVRDYVYGDRLSRIHWNATAKTGSWKSKEFEHESVPKTVLVIDALAASYEQSETFELAVSTAASLLEYGSRERMGMGLMTLSDKNTFLAPSESLIDRQKMMHHLVDIQYNGQDRRLLPGVEKLGRQLPQGAYFVLISPQKDEKVLELLRWADTRGMTPCHVLVDPQGSRQSAEWSAMLRGRGTRSFTVAHLQELPTVMGGGSA; encoded by the coding sequence ATGAAGCCGCTTTTGAGTACCGTCAAAAGAGGAATACGGCATCCCCGCGTTTGGAGCATCGCGGCGGTGTGGATGTGCTGCCTTGCGTATGTTCTATTTCAAGGTGGTAAGACATCCATCATGTTATTATCGATGGTTACCCTGCTCTGTCTGTACCTTGCTATTGCTGGTTTTAGTGGTGTAAGACGCGCTAAGGGAGCTAGGGCATTGTCATCAGGTCAGGGTCATGAAGAATTGCTGCATGCTGGTGATCAGGTTCAAGTTCAGCTTCGAGTGAACATTCCCGGATTTCTACCACTTCCTTATGTGGTCGTGCGTGAGATGCTACATCGCCACAACGGTGAATCATGGTCGTTCCGTGAGAGCCTAATTCCCAATATGAGGGGCGTTGGTGAGCTGTCGTTTCAGACACCGCCGCTCGAACGTGGAAAATATGTATTTTCCAAAACGGAATGTTCAAGTGAAGATATTTTCGGGCTGATTGAGCATCGCGGGACGTTTAAAGCCAAGGGCGAATTTCGAGTGTTACCACGAACTGTGTTTATTCCCTACTGGCAGTTATATGATCGCAAATCACGATTATCTGGACCACAGACAGCACAGACACGCTCACGCCGAGAAACAACCCAGATTAATGGTGTCCGCGACTATGTCTACGGGGATCGTCTCTCTCGCATTCATTGGAATGCCACAGCGAAGACCGGTTCATGGAAATCGAAGGAGTTTGAGCACGAATCTGTGCCCAAAACCGTTCTGGTTATCGATGCACTGGCAGCCAGCTATGAACAGAGTGAAACATTTGAATTAGCGGTGTCCACAGCAGCCTCTTTATTGGAATATGGTTCAAGAGAGCGGATGGGGATGGGATTGATGACCTTGTCTGATAAGAACACATTCCTCGCACCTAGCGAAAGTCTCATTGACCGTCAGAAGATGATGCATCATCTGGTGGACATTCAATACAACGGGCAGGATCGTCGCTTGCTTCCGGGTGTAGAGAAGCTTGGGCGTCAGTTGCCGCAAGGAGCTTATTTCGTTTTGATTTCACCTCAGAAGGATGAGAAGGTATTAGAATTGTTAAGATGGGCGGATACCCGGGGGATGACACCTTGTCATGTCCTGGTCGATCCTCAAGGCTCTCGTCAGAGCGCAGAGTGGTCTGCCATGCTGCGTGGTAGAGGTACAAGATCCTTCACGGTGGCCCATCTTCAGGAGCTCCCAACGGTTATGGGGGGAGGTTCTGCATGA
- a CDS encoding nicotinate-nucleotide adenylyltransferase has translation MKIGIMGGTFDPIHMGHLLAAEAARDSHALDEIWFMPSHVPPHKRGAGASGQQRLDMTEAAIQDVQQYEMLDIEMELGGVSYTIDTMKELWNRYPEHDFYFIIGADMVNYLPKWEQIEELAARLTFIGVGRPGFQLHLDELPDELQDKVLLAEMPLVDISSTAVRKRLAKGQSVRFMIPAAVHEYIVRSGLYGTKP, from the coding sequence ATGAAGATTGGGATCATGGGTGGAACATTCGATCCAATCCATATGGGACATCTGTTGGCCGCTGAAGCTGCGAGGGATTCCCATGCACTGGATGAAATCTGGTTCATGCCCTCCCATGTTCCACCACACAAGCGTGGAGCCGGGGCTTCGGGGCAGCAACGTCTGGATATGACGGAAGCGGCGATCCAAGATGTACAGCAATATGAGATGCTGGATATTGAAATGGAGCTTGGTGGCGTATCTTATACGATCGACACGATGAAGGAGCTATGGAATCGTTATCCAGAGCATGATTTTTACTTTATCATTGGTGCGGATATGGTGAACTATCTACCCAAATGGGAACAGATCGAGGAGCTTGCGGCACGCTTGACCTTTATCGGAGTGGGCAGACCCGGCTTTCAGCTTCATCTGGATGAGTTACCCGATGAGCTGCAAGACAAAGTATTACTGGCAGAGATGCCGCTTGTCGACATATCATCCACTGCCGTACGTAAACGTCTTGCGAAGGGACAATCGGTACGTTTCATGATTCCTGCTGCAGTTCATGAATATATTGTAAGGAGCGGTTTATATGGCACTAAGCCGTGA
- a CDS encoding transglutaminase TgpA family protein, with the protein MNTTGKQQASGKRSWYQAASLLWIFLIAMQWLSFTKESWYNETTSLVLWTLAAMSVLEVILPFKLIYRTIIKAIVLIYILHKTLIDYSVYIPYGSFTDRVEQFIFHSNPYIWFSLCAWVMLEAALRLVNTTRRILVFLGINIVSMGILDSFTQISLWIEVAWVMFAGMGWLVCQHFRNFQVYFPQGWKRLIRYPYKIIANIAIIFSLIIVASVNMPEVPPTLTDPYTAWRNYTGTSTSQAGNGTLDIPNSTESGYSREDNQLGGGFNFDYTPVMSVQTNERSYWRGETREEYTGTGWDDRRRASTEEVQPGETLENDDAGSGNTKQVTQKVTMLNDTVYPIMFGAYSIAEVTSIDGQTESNRMLWNPEQAELLLMTNRQQPQYPKTYTVVSEAPVVVEDELRTKSFDDLYGSNPADDMYLQLPSRFPDRVTDLANEITASANTPYEKVALLQNYLQTNFEYTNNPDLSRKVSSDFVEGFLFDVMEGYCDYFSTALVMMARSEGIPARWVKGYAPGQLSLNSDMQAPRQPGSEIETTYTVTNADAHSWAEVYFGEYGWIPVEATPGFDMPLLTEAPDVQPVDEPEEQPEEEPVQEEEQTPVSEQATSGVPTFVIWMAVAILIAWVAYMFWRNRFSLRFLLLRLRTGEPLTPEQKVVAETERWIRYVKRKGLTRSGDETLRESVNRWSQSVPASAATLHELLAWFERTRYSPASVTSDDWKAVYETALKLRKELKAERA; encoded by the coding sequence ATGAATACAACAGGCAAACAACAGGCATCTGGCAAAAGATCGTGGTATCAAGCGGCATCGCTGCTATGGATCTTTCTGATTGCGATGCAGTGGCTGTCGTTTACTAAGGAATCGTGGTATAACGAGACGACCTCTTTGGTATTGTGGACGCTGGCAGCTATGAGTGTACTTGAAGTGATTTTGCCATTTAAGCTTATCTATCGCACGATCATTAAAGCCATCGTTCTTATTTATATTTTGCATAAAACCTTAATTGATTACTCTGTGTACATTCCTTATGGTTCATTTACGGATCGGGTGGAGCAATTTATCTTTCACTCTAATCCATATATCTGGTTTTCCCTATGTGCCTGGGTCATGCTTGAAGCTGCATTACGTTTGGTGAATACAACTCGGCGCATTCTAGTATTCTTGGGTATTAATATTGTATCCATGGGGATTCTGGATTCCTTCACTCAGATTTCCTTGTGGATTGAGGTTGCTTGGGTGATGTTTGCAGGTATGGGTTGGTTAGTATGTCAGCACTTCCGTAACTTTCAAGTTTATTTTCCACAAGGCTGGAAGCGACTCATTCGGTATCCATACAAAATCATTGCCAATATCGCCATCATTTTTTCTCTTATTATTGTAGCAAGTGTGAACATGCCGGAAGTACCTCCAACGCTGACAGATCCATATACAGCATGGCGTAACTATACCGGAACTTCGACCAGTCAGGCTGGCAATGGAACACTCGATATTCCAAATTCAACAGAGTCTGGATATAGTCGTGAAGATAATCAACTTGGCGGCGGTTTTAACTTTGACTACACACCTGTGATGTCTGTACAGACCAATGAGCGTAGTTACTGGCGTGGTGAGACTCGTGAAGAGTACACCGGAACAGGCTGGGATGACCGTAGACGTGCCTCGACGGAAGAGGTGCAGCCTGGCGAAACGTTGGAGAATGATGACGCAGGTAGTGGGAACACAAAACAAGTGACGCAAAAAGTAACGATGCTGAATGATACGGTTTATCCGATTATGTTTGGAGCGTACTCCATTGCAGAAGTCACTTCCATTGATGGACAGACGGAGTCTAATCGAATGCTCTGGAATCCAGAGCAGGCTGAGTTGCTGCTAATGACAAACCGACAACAACCTCAGTATCCCAAAACGTATACAGTCGTATCTGAAGCACCTGTGGTTGTAGAGGACGAGCTTCGTACAAAATCTTTTGACGATCTGTACGGAAGTAATCCAGCCGACGATATGTATTTACAGTTGCCGTCTCGTTTCCCGGATCGAGTTACGGACTTAGCAAACGAAATTACGGCTTCTGCAAATACTCCGTATGAAAAAGTAGCATTACTGCAAAACTATTTACAAACCAATTTTGAATACACCAATAATCCGGATTTATCCCGGAAAGTGAGCAGTGACTTTGTCGAAGGATTCCTGTTCGATGTTATGGAAGGTTACTGTGATTACTTCTCCACAGCTCTAGTCATGATGGCGCGTTCCGAAGGGATTCCTGCTCGCTGGGTTAAAGGTTATGCACCAGGACAATTGTCTCTCAACTCAGACATGCAGGCACCTCGTCAACCTGGCTCTGAGATTGAGACCACCTATACAGTAACCAATGCAGATGCTCACTCTTGGGCTGAAGTTTACTTTGGTGAGTATGGATGGATTCCAGTTGAAGCAACACCAGGCTTTGATATGCCTTTGTTAACAGAGGCACCTGATGTGCAGCCGGTTGACGAGCCAGAAGAGCAGCCAGAAGAAGAGCCGGTGCAGGAAGAAGAACAGACACCTGTATCTGAGCAAGCGACATCTGGTGTACCAACATTCGTCATTTGGATGGCTGTAGCCATCCTGATCGCATGGGTTGCCTACATGTTCTGGCGGAACCGCTTCTCTCTTCGTTTCTTGTTACTTCGTCTACGAACAGGCGAGCCGCTTACACCAGAGCAGAAGGTTGTAGCTGAAACGGAACGCTGGATTCGTTATGTGAAACGCAAAGGCTTAACCCGCAGTGGGGATGAAACGCTGCGTGAATCAGTTAACCGCTGGAGCCAGTCTGTACCAGCATCTGCAGCCACGCTGCATGAACTGTTAGCATGGTTTGAACGCACGCGTTATAGTCCAGCATCTGTAACTTCAGATGATTGGAAGGCAGTGTATGAGACGGCCTTGAAGCTACGGAAGGAACTCAAAGCGGAACGGGCATAA
- the yhbY gene encoding ribosome assembly RNA-binding protein YhbY, with product MLTGKQKRFLRSQAHHLTPVFQIGKGGTNDHLFRHIEDAIEKRELMKVQILNNNLDDKNEIAAELARETGSELVQVIGGTIVLYKESRDNKQIELP from the coding sequence ATGTTAACAGGTAAACAAAAACGCTTTTTGCGTTCACAAGCACATCATCTGACCCCGGTGTTTCAGATCGGTAAAGGTGGCACAAACGACCATCTGTTCCGTCACATTGAAGATGCGATCGAAAAACGCGAGTTGATGAAAGTTCAAATTTTGAACAATAATCTGGATGACAAAAACGAAATCGCGGCAGAACTTGCTCGTGAGACTGGCAGTGAGCTTGTACAAGTGATTGGTGGTACGATTGTCCTGTATAAGGAATCACGCGACAATAAACAAATCGAACTTCCTTAG
- a CDS encoding class I SAM-dependent DNA methyltransferase, translating into MSYRKFAYVYDELMEDMPYPDWIRFARTAWERHGMPKSVAELGCGTGSITIPLVNSGFEVTGIDLSADMLSVARSKMEATPQGHRLYREGSVRWVQQDMCEWRVPEPVDSVISFCDCINYLLEQDDVIRTFQRTYEMMKPGGTFLFDVHHPNTFIRYEEEQPFVLDERSISYIWTSALDSERCEIEHHLSIFSRVDDGGKDLYQRFEEVHVQRAYDPEWMKLELRKAGFRDVSVYADFEWEEAGDGAQRLFYVAIK; encoded by the coding sequence ATGTCTTACCGTAAATTTGCCTATGTTTACGATGAATTAATGGAAGATATGCCTTATCCGGACTGGATAAGGTTCGCGAGAACAGCTTGGGAGCGGCACGGGATGCCCAAAAGTGTAGCAGAACTTGGTTGTGGTACAGGTTCGATTACGATCCCTTTGGTTAACTCAGGATTCGAGGTGACGGGGATCGACCTTTCGGCGGATATGTTATCTGTGGCTCGCAGTAAGATGGAAGCTACTCCCCAAGGGCATCGTTTGTACCGTGAAGGCAGTGTACGGTGGGTACAGCAGGATATGTGCGAATGGAGAGTGCCTGAGCCTGTTGACTCGGTTATTTCATTCTGTGACTGTATTAACTATTTGCTGGAGCAGGACGATGTCATCCGCACCTTCCAACGAACGTACGAAATGATGAAGCCAGGAGGAACATTCCTGTTTGATGTGCATCATCCCAATACATTCATTCGATATGAGGAAGAACAGCCTTTTGTACTGGACGAACGCTCGATATCCTATATCTGGACAAGTGCTTTAGACTCGGAACGATGTGAGATCGAACATCATCTTAGCATTTTCTCACGTGTTGATGATGGGGGGAAGGATCTCTATCAGAGGTTTGAAGAGGTGCATGTGCAGCGTGCATACGATCCGGAGTGGATGAAGCTGGAGTTACGGAAGGCGGGATTCCGCGATGTCAGTGTGTACGCAGATTTTGAGTGGGAAGAAGCAGGGGATGGCGCGCAGCGTCTGTTCTATGTTGCTATCAAATAA
- the aroE gene encoding shikimate dehydrogenase: MSEQKKTTTSLPVLLGVMGDPIAHSKSPAMHNAALKAAEVNGIYMPLHVHPEQLQAAVRGIVALGYRGVNVTIPHKEQVMSYLDEIDESARLIGAVNTIVNKDGKLIGYNTDGIGYVRSLKEEAVPDLAGKRIAVLGAGGAARGVIYALALEKPERIHILNRTAERAIELASDLRAHGLGEITGSGMEEAAVVLASADIVINTTAAGMHPHVDDVPVDPALIRADAAVSDLIYNPLETRLLRESRLRGCTVHGGLGMFVYQGAVAFEHWFGIQAPVETMRQAVLDSFDK, from the coding sequence TTGTCTGAACAAAAGAAAACCACGACTTCACTTCCAGTGTTGCTGGGCGTTATGGGTGATCCTATTGCTCATTCCAAATCTCCGGCTATGCATAATGCAGCTTTAAAGGCGGCAGAAGTGAATGGAATCTATATGCCACTCCATGTTCATCCGGAACAATTGCAGGCAGCGGTTAGAGGCATTGTTGCTCTAGGGTATCGCGGTGTGAATGTCACCATTCCTCATAAGGAGCAGGTTATGTCTTATCTGGATGAGATCGATGAGAGCGCACGGTTGATTGGTGCAGTCAATACCATTGTCAATAAGGACGGAAAGCTGATAGGCTATAATACGGATGGCATTGGTTATGTACGGTCACTTAAGGAAGAAGCTGTGCCTGACCTAGCAGGCAAACGGATTGCTGTTCTGGGGGCAGGTGGAGCTGCTAGAGGCGTCATTTACGCGCTGGCTCTAGAAAAGCCTGAACGTATACACATTTTGAACCGTACAGCCGAGCGAGCCATTGAACTTGCTTCGGATCTGCGAGCACATGGTTTAGGTGAGATTACAGGCAGTGGAATGGAAGAAGCAGCAGTTGTGCTTGCTTCCGCTGATATTGTTATTAATACAACGGCTGCTGGTATGCATCCTCATGTGGATGATGTTCCGGTAGATCCTGCACTGATTCGTGCAGATGCAGCCGTAAGTGATCTCATTTATAATCCATTGGAGACACGTCTGTTGCGTGAATCGCGCCTACGTGGATGTACAGTGCATGGTGGTCTGGGGATGTTTGTATATCAGGGCGCGGTGGCTTTTGAACATTGGTTCGGTATCCAGGCTCCTGTGGAGACAATGAGACAAGCGGTACTAGACAGCTTCGATAAGTAA
- the yqeK gene encoding bis(5'-nucleosyl)-tetraphosphatase (symmetrical) YqeK, translating to MALSREELIQAVSGQMPEKRWKHTLGVMQSAVYLAEKYGADPVKADLAAILHDVAKYWPVSEMEAVIRDNGLNEDLLQHDKQLWHSEVGAFVAQRDYGIDDLEIINAIRWHTSGRVGMSLLDKVVCLADYIEPGRDFPGVDRIREQAEHSLEEGLIAGFDSTISLLLSQRRVIYPLTMFARNDLITQL from the coding sequence ATGGCACTAAGCCGTGAGGAACTCATCCAAGCCGTTTCGGGTCAAATGCCGGAGAAACGCTGGAAGCATACACTTGGCGTGATGCAATCTGCCGTATATTTAGCTGAAAAATATGGTGCAGATCCCGTGAAGGCGGATCTAGCTGCCATATTGCACGATGTTGCCAAGTACTGGCCTGTATCAGAGATGGAAGCAGTCATCCGTGACAATGGATTAAACGAAGACCTGTTGCAGCATGACAAGCAGCTCTGGCACTCAGAGGTTGGTGCTTTTGTAGCACAGCGGGATTACGGAATCGATGATCTGGAGATCATTAATGCTATTCGTTGGCATACCTCTGGAAGAGTGGGCATGAGTCTGCTGGATAAGGTGGTATGTCTTGCGGATTATATTGAACCGGGAAGAGATTTTCCGGGTGTGGATCGCATTCGTGAACAGGCTGAACACAGTCTGGAGGAAGGGTTAATCGCTGGTTTTGACTCAACGATTAGCTTGCTGTTATCACAGCGGAGAGTGATTTACCCTTTAACCATGTTTGCACGTAATGATCTGATTACACAATTATAA
- the yqeH gene encoding ribosome biogenesis GTPase YqeH, translating into MTDTHNGNLAVRCSGCGVHLQTEDQDKPGFIPEKALDREPVICQRCFRIKNYNESSSVTVDQDEFLALLSQIGDKDALVIHIVDLFDFDGSVISGLQRFVGNNPVLLVVNKTDLLPKVTNWNKVRNWVQKQAKEQGLRTVDVLLVSAKQNQGFERLLELVSTYREDRDVYVVGGTNVGKSTLINRLIRDYSDLEQELTTSRYPGTTLDMVNIPLEDGKFIIDTPGIVYPWRFSEIVSRKDLAAIMPDKPLKPAVYQLNPGQALFFGGMARFDFVEGDRQSFTCFISTALNIHRTKLERADELYRDHLGELLTPPTREGASEMPEWTRHEFRIKRGSQSDIFISGLGWVKVNGDNGALVAVHVPKGIRVLVRPSLI; encoded by the coding sequence ATGACAGACACGCATAACGGCAATCTTGCCGTAAGATGCAGTGGATGCGGCGTGCATCTGCAAACAGAAGACCAGGATAAGCCAGGCTTTATTCCTGAGAAAGCGTTGGATCGTGAACCGGTAATATGCCAACGTTGTTTCCGTATCAAAAATTATAATGAATCATCGTCTGTAACTGTTGATCAGGACGAGTTCCTAGCACTACTGAGCCAAATCGGGGATAAGGATGCACTTGTCATCCATATCGTTGATCTGTTTGACTTTGACGGTAGCGTCATCTCTGGCTTACAACGTTTTGTCGGTAACAATCCGGTTCTACTTGTAGTAAACAAAACGGACTTGCTACCTAAAGTAACAAACTGGAACAAGGTTCGCAACTGGGTACAGAAGCAGGCTAAGGAGCAGGGACTGCGCACTGTAGATGTGTTGCTCGTGAGCGCTAAGCAAAATCAAGGCTTCGAACGTCTCCTAGAATTGGTAAGCACCTATCGTGAAGATCGTGACGTTTATGTGGTCGGCGGAACCAATGTGGGTAAATCTACGTTGATTAACCGATTGATTCGTGACTACAGCGATCTGGAGCAGGAACTCACAACATCCCGTTATCCAGGAACAACGCTGGATATGGTGAACATTCCATTGGAAGATGGGAAATTCATTATTGATACCCCGGGAATCGTATATCCATGGCGTTTCAGCGAGATCGTATCTCGCAAAGACTTGGCTGCGATTATGCCGGACAAGCCGCTTAAGCCTGCCGTATATCAATTAAATCCAGGTCAAGCGCTGTTCTTTGGCGGTATGGCTCGTTTCGACTTTGTAGAGGGTGATCGTCAGTCCTTCACATGTTTTATCAGCACAGCGCTGAATATTCACCGGACGAAGCTAGAACGCGCGGATGAATTGTACCGTGATCATCTGGGAGAGTTGCTTACCCCGCCAACACGCGAAGGTGCTTCGGAGATGCCTGAATGGACTCGTCATGAGTTCCGTATCAAACGTGGAAGTCAGTCCGATATCTTTATCTCCGGTCTAGGCTGGGTTAAAGTGAACGGAGACAATGGGGCTCTCGTAGCTGTTCATGTACCTAAAGGTATCCGGGTACTCGTTCGTCCTTCTCTGATCTAA
- a CDS encoding CvfB family protein yields the protein MNLIAGTVVSLRVEREVSPFGYFLTTGSEDVLLHYTELTRDIKIDETLEVFIFFDTEDRLAATMKKPYLTLGEMARLVVADVHPRLGCFLEMGLGRQLLLPIRELPELEELRPQVGDEVFVIMEHDKQGRLRAKLAGERELATLAFHAPTSWLNEWVEATVYKPLQMGTFVLVEGGVLGFGAIGMIHSSERTHLLRLGEKVKCRVTLVREDGRVNLATSLRKEVGRNEDADKLLAFMKERPTGGMPYSDATPPDIIKQRFGISKSAFKRALGKLMKDGLVTQKENWTYLTEAASQASAPDSDKN from the coding sequence ATGAATTTGATTGCAGGAACTGTTGTCTCATTGCGGGTTGAACGTGAAGTATCTCCGTTTGGCTACTTTTTGACGACTGGATCGGAAGATGTACTGCTTCACTATACGGAGCTGACACGAGATATCAAAATCGATGAGACGCTGGAAGTCTTTATCTTTTTTGATACGGAAGATCGCCTTGCCGCGACAATGAAGAAGCCTTACCTCACCCTTGGTGAAATGGCACGACTTGTTGTGGCTGACGTACATCCACGGCTCGGTTGTTTTCTAGAAATGGGTCTGGGTCGGCAACTACTGCTTCCTATCCGTGAATTGCCTGAATTAGAAGAGCTGCGTCCACAGGTTGGGGACGAGGTTTTTGTTATCATGGAGCATGATAAGCAAGGTCGTCTTCGTGCGAAATTGGCTGGAGAACGTGAACTTGCAACGTTAGCCTTCCATGCACCGACATCATGGCTCAACGAATGGGTCGAAGCGACGGTGTACAAGCCATTGCAAATGGGTACTTTTGTACTTGTAGAAGGTGGTGTACTTGGATTCGGAGCCATTGGTATGATCCATTCCTCCGAGCGTACGCACTTGTTGCGTCTCGGCGAGAAAGTGAAATGCCGGGTAACGCTGGTTCGTGAGGATGGACGTGTGAACTTGGCAACGTCTCTTCGCAAAGAGGTAGGTCGTAACGAGGATGCGGATAAGCTACTCGCGTTCATGAAGGAGCGTCCAACAGGTGGAATGCCGTATTCGGATGCGACGCCACCGGATATTATTAAACAGCGTTTTGGCATCAGCAAATCAGCCTTCAAGCGTGCTTTAGGTAAGCTAATGAAGGATGGACTGGTCACTCAGAAAGAAAACTGGACATACCTGACGGAAGCTGCTTCGCAAGCTTCTGCTCCAGATTCGGACAAGAACTAG
- the rsfS gene encoding ribosome silencing factor, translated as MTLSSKELMNMAVTAADDKKASNIVALDLVGISLVADYFVICHGNSDTQVQSIATEIRKQAHAAGVTIKGIEGMDSARWVLMDLGDVVVHVFHRDEREYYNIERLWSDAKVVETV; from the coding sequence ATGACATTATCATCGAAAGAACTAATGAATATGGCGGTTACAGCCGCAGACGATAAAAAGGCATCCAACATTGTAGCACTGGATCTGGTGGGAATTTCACTGGTAGCTGACTATTTTGTAATCTGTCACGGTAACTCGGATACACAGGTACAGTCTATTGCTACAGAGATTCGTAAACAGGCGCATGCTGCAGGTGTAACGATTAAAGGGATCGAGGGTATGGATTCTGCACGCTGGGTTCTCATGGATCTGGGAGACGTGGTTGTTCATGTCTTCCACCGCGATGAGCGCGAATACTACAACATCGAACGTTTATGGTCGGATGCTAAAGTGGTGGAGACGGTATGA
- a CDS encoding phosphotransferase family protein codes for MESKYKTKLTSEQLERIVTQILNSELSEYQEMNEGWANQAYRIVLKDGQTVVLKIAPTDKSNLMRCEQGLMKTEVEALRLVSELTDVPIPRVLAYDDSLTLAPSEYFIMEHMTGKPYNQVKEHCSVEKQEAIEEQIGLYNRRLNEIKGEQFGYFSSERQRYSTWKEAFLQLMDDVLIDGKKAGITFSMSYEELERLIQARADVLDDVLEPVFISWDLWDGNVLVENGRITAIIDFERSLWADPLMEHYFSHFNYTTGFLKGYGASITTPSERSRRGLYDLYFDLLLRIECAYRQFDDQDHIQWTIHNLEESIERFRLG; via the coding sequence GTGGAAAGTAAATACAAAACCAAGCTAACTTCGGAACAGCTAGAACGGATAGTAACCCAAATATTAAATAGTGAACTATCTGAGTATCAGGAAATGAATGAAGGCTGGGCGAATCAGGCATATCGGATCGTATTAAAAGATGGACAGACAGTGGTGCTCAAAATAGCCCCTACGGATAAATCCAATCTGATGCGTTGTGAACAAGGGTTAATGAAGACTGAAGTGGAGGCGCTGCGTCTTGTGTCAGAACTAACGGATGTACCTATTCCTCGTGTACTTGCGTATGATGATTCGCTAACTCTTGCTCCCTCAGAATATTTTATTATGGAGCATATGACAGGTAAGCCGTATAACCAAGTGAAAGAGCACTGTAGCGTTGAAAAACAGGAAGCGATTGAGGAACAGATCGGGCTTTACAACCGAAGATTGAATGAAATCAAAGGCGAACAATTTGGTTATTTCTCATCGGAACGACAACGTTATTCCACATGGAAAGAAGCTTTTCTGCAACTGATGGATGATGTATTAATCGATGGGAAAAAGGCAGGGATTACGTTTTCGATGTCTTATGAGGAGTTGGAGCGTTTGATTCAGGCTAGAGCTGATGTCCTCGATGATGTGCTAGAACCTGTGTTTATTAGCTGGGATCTGTGGGATGGCAATGTGCTGGTGGAGAATGGTCGAATTACCGCCATTATTGATTTTGAGCGATCACTCTGGGCAGATCCATTGATGGAGCATTATTTTAGTCATTTTAATTACACGACTGGCTTTTTGAAGGGTTACGGTGCATCCATTACAACACCAAGTGAACGAAGCAGAAGAGGGTTATATGATCTGTATTTTGACCTATTACTTCGAATCGAATGTGCATACCGGCAGTTTGATGATCAAGATCATATTCAGTGGACAATTCACAATCTAGAAGAAAGCATTGAACGGTTTCGGTTAGGCTGA
- a CDS encoding YqeG family HAD IIIA-type phosphatase — protein sequence MFKMLMPKLRVDTVFDINLEELYAQGYRGIITDLDNTLVGAKAPDATPELIEWFARVKEAGFKLMIVSNNNLNRVSLFATPLDIQFVHSARKPSNTPFRKAMKMMELTPDKTIVVGDQMLTDVYGGNRLGLYTVLVLPISIGDEGFMTRFNRRVERIALTSLRKKGLWLEEENKK from the coding sequence TTGTTTAAAATGTTAATGCCCAAGCTGCGAGTAGACACGGTTTTTGACATTAATCTGGAAGAGCTGTACGCTCAAGGCTATCGCGGAATAATAACTGATCTCGACAATACGCTTGTTGGAGCCAAAGCGCCTGATGCAACGCCTGAACTGATCGAATGGTTTGCGCGTGTGAAAGAGGCAGGCTTCAAACTAATGATTGTGTCCAATAATAATTTGAATCGTGTATCCTTGTTTGCTACGCCACTGGATATCCAGTTTGTGCACAGTGCACGCAAACCATCGAATACACCGTTTCGTAAAGCAATGAAAATGATGGAGCTAACGCCAGACAAAACGATTGTGGTAGGCGATCAGATGTTGACCGATGTATATGGAGGTAACCGGCTAGGGCTTTATACCGTGCTGGTATTGCCCATCTCCATCGGTGATGAAGGATTCATGACGCGCTTCAATCGACGAGTGGAACGGATTGCTCTAACTAGTTTGCGCAAGAAAGGCTTATGGCTTGAGGAGGAAAATAAGAAATGA